The bacterium genomic interval AATTTCAAAGGTTGCTACTCTACTTTTCCCATCTAACTTACGAATTAATTTTTGGGAAATAATCCCTTGCAAACTAAGGGATAATTGAACACGCACCTGCTGTTGTTGTTCTGTCGGGAAGATACTTATTATTCGGTCTAAAGTCTGGTCAGCACTGGCGGTATGTAAAGTACTCAAGACTAAATGTCCAGTTTCTGCGGCACGCATTGCCACCTTAAAGGTATCCATATCTCGCATCTCACCGATACAGATTACATTTGGGTCCTGTCTAAAAATACTTATTAAGGCATCATTCATAGAAAGTGTATCTGCACCTAATTCTTTCTGAGTTATGGTTGCTTTTTTATCCCTAAATAGGAATTCGATTGGGTCTTCCACCGTGATAATATGGCAAGCACGGTTTTCATTAATATAGTCAATCATCGCGGCTAATGTTGTTGATTTGCCACTTCCCGCCGGGCCGGTTATCAGAACTAATCCGTGAGGGGATGCGGCTAAATCTTTTAATACCTCTGGAAGTTCCAATGAATCAATCGTTGGGACTTCAAATGGAATTGCCCGAAATACTGCGGCAGCCGTTCCTCGTTGAGAAAAGATACTTGCTCTAAATCGTGAGACCCCAGGAATACTATAACTAATATCTACCCAGTGCCGCTCATCAAATCTTTTCTTATGTTCATCATCCATAATAGATTCTAACATCTTTTTTGTATCATTAGCATTTAACTTCCCTGTTTGCTCAGGAACAATCTCGCCGGCAATACGTAAGATAGGTGGTCTGCCTACCTTTACCTGTAAATCAGAGGCACCTTTTTCTATCATCATTTTAAGCAGATTATTAATTTCCATTGTTTAACCACCTCAATATAGACTCAAATATTACCCTGCCATCTTCGGTCCCGAGTCGCTTTTCACAACATCGCTCCGGGTGTGGCATCATCCCTAAAATATTCCCTTCACGATTGCATATCC includes:
- a CDS encoding PilT/PilU family type 4a pilus ATPase, with amino-acid sequence MEINNLLKMMIEKGASDLQVKVGRPPILRIAGEIVPEQTGKLNANDTKKMLESIMDDEHKKRFDERHWVDISYSIPGVSRFRASIFSQRGTAAAVFRAIPFEVPTIDSLELPEVLKDLAASPHGLVLITGPAGSGKSTTLAAMIDYINENRACHIITVEDPIEFLFRDKKATITQKELGADTLSMNDALISIFRQDPNVICIGEMRDMDTFKVAMRAAETGHLVLSTLHTASADQTLDRIISIFPTEQQQQVRVQLSLSLQGIISQKLIRKLDGKSRVATFEILISSPTIRKLIEEHNLSKIYDTIFTSVSQYRMQTLEQSLAALLKNDVISYKEAISSCNKVDDLKRALRSINIDEHMFEGEKEITTEIENSYTRPIK